AAAATGGATACGATGACAAGCGAGAGGAATGTGGTTTTAAGGGATTTTAGGGATTTGTATCAAAAAAATTACACTTTGACAAAAGAGATTAAAAACAAGCGAGAAGAGCTTTTTATTGTGGGGCAAAAGATTCGCGGGTTGGAATCCTTGATTGAAATCAAAAGAGGGGCCAATGGGGGCGTACATCTTTATGATGAAGTGGATTTAGAAAATTTGAATTTGGCTCAAAAACATTTAGTGCTCATGCTCATTCCTAATGGCATGCCCTTAAAAACTTATAGCGCGATCAAACCCACCAAAGAAAGGAACCACCCCATTAAAAAAATTAAAGGCGTTGAATCCGGGATTGATTTTATCGCGCCATTAAACACGCCTGTTTATGCGAGCGCTGATGGGATTGTGGATTTTGTGAAGACCAATTCTAATGTGGGGTATGGGAACTTGGTGCGCATTGAACATGCGTTTGGTTTTAGCTCCATTTACACGCATTTAGATCATGTCAATGTGCAGCCCAAAAGCTTTATCCAAAAAGGGCAGTTGATTGGCTATAGCGGG
The Helicobacter pylori genome window above contains:
- the csd2 gene encoding M23B family cell shape-determining DD-metalloendopeptidase Csd2, with protein sequence MPQNQLVITIIDESGSKQLKFSKNLKRNLIIAVVILLLIVGLGVGFLKFLIAKMDTMTSERNVVLRDFRDLYQKNYTLTKEIKNKREELFIVGQKIRGLESLIEIKRGANGGVHLYDEVDLENLNLAQKHLVLMLIPNGMPLKTYSAIKPTKERNHPIKKIKGVESGIDFIAPLNTPVYASADGIVDFVKTNSNVGYGNLVRIEHAFGFSSIYTHLDHVNVQPKSFIQKGQLIGYSGKSGNSGGEKLHYEVRFLGKILDAQKFLAWDLDHFQSALEENKFIEWKNLFWVLEDIVQLQEHVDKDALIGQ